Proteins encoded in a region of the Triticum dicoccoides isolate Atlit2015 ecotype Zavitan chromosome 3A, WEW_v2.0, whole genome shotgun sequence genome:
- the LOC119270331 gene encoding uncharacterized protein LOC119270331, with translation MSSQPAAARAAATHLLPGLPDEVVVWEILVRLPPKALLRCRAVRRAWRLATSTRDFLLAHHARQPTVPLLHGYNCAGDVVDSLDIIPLDNVAGADAADQLQYSARPGIRSVYGHGLVLHDSCDGLLLLSLYSTHSVYNPATRQYAPLQQLNGFMPLGMYRHGPTGEYRLLLHPFRRSVAPDAQDGAHVFSLGSGQLPRYIGCSDTQELIHISAGSVLFHGSLHWYMNRIVMVFDTIAESFRSMRCPIVIGCEDLFEMGDMLGMFSLNYEGTSVEIWAMQDYEAEIWALKYRVEFPVAEISLQCGKFDHHWEVIVTSWDSDVLVLLRFDDWLLQVGMEGQLVASFHRKGLRPTRLRLKQSLVSHAFFPTLEGYVVNGSPFIR, from the coding sequence ATGAGCTCCCAACCGGCGGCCGCACGAGCAGCAGCGACGCATCTCCTCCCTGGCCTCCCGGATGAGGTCGTGGTCTGGGAGATCCTCGTCCGcctgccccccaaagccctcctccgctgccgcgccgTCCGCCGCGCCTGGCGCCTTGCCACCTCCACCCGCGACTTCCTCCTCGCCCACCACGCCCGCCAGCCCACCGTCCCCCTCCTCCACGGCTACAACTGCGCCGGCGACGTCGTTGATTCCCTAGACATCATTCCGTTGGACAACGTAGCAGGGGCCGACGCCGCCGACCAGCTCCAGTACAGCGCGCGACCTGGCATTCGCAGCGTTTACGGCCACGGCCTCGTGCTCCACGACTCCTGCGATgggctcctcctcctctccctctacAGCACGCACTCCGTCTACAACCCGGCAACTCGTCAGTATGCTCCCCTCCAGCAGCTTAATGGCTTTATGCCCTTGGGGATGTACCGGCACGGCCCTACCGGCGAGTACCGATTGCTGCTGCACCCGTTCCGGAGGTCGGTGGCGCCTGACGCTCAAGATGGCGCCCACGTCTTCTCTTTAGGCTCCGGCCAGCTGCCAAGGTACATAGGGTGCTCTGATACACAGGAATTGATACACATTTCAGCTGGATCTGTCCTGTTCCATGGTAGCCTGCATTGGTACATGAACCGCATTGTAATGGTATTTGACACCATTGCTGAGTCGTTCCGGTCGATGCGATGTCCGATTGTAATTGGCTGCGAGGACCTGTTTGAGATGGGTGACATGCTTGGCATGTTTAGTCTCAACTATGAAGGGACAAGCGTTGAAATCTGGGCGATGCAGGACTACGAAGCCGAGATCTGGGCCTTAAAGTACCGGGTCGAATTTCCGGTTGCGGAGATCAGCTTGCAATGTGGAAAGTTTGACCATCATTGGGAGGTGATTGTCACGTCATGGGACAGTGATGTGCTCGTGCTGCTCCGGTTTGATGATTGGCTACTTCAGGTTGGCATGGAAGGCCAGTTGGTTGCCAGTTTCCATCGCAAAGGCCTCCGTCCTACTCGACTTCGGCTCAAACAAAGTCTAGTTTCACATGCCTTCTTTCCGACACTGGAGGGTTATGTTGTGAACGGCTCGCCTTTCATCAGATGA